A single Equus asinus isolate D_3611 breed Donkey chromosome 21, EquAss-T2T_v2, whole genome shotgun sequence DNA region contains:
- the RPL15 gene encoding large ribosomal subunit protein eL15, whose protein sequence is MGAYKYIQELWRKKQSDVMRFLLRVRCWQYRQLSALHRAPRPTRPDKARRLGYKAKQGYVIYRIRVRRGGRKRPVPKGATYGKPVHHGVNQLKFARSLQSVAEERAGRHCGALRVLNSYWVGEDSTYKFFEVILIDPFHKAIRRNPDTQWITKPVHKHREMRGLTSAGRKSRGLGKGHKFHHTIGGSRRAAWRRRNTLQLHRYR, encoded by the exons ATGGGCGCTTACAAGTACATCCAGGAGCTATGGAGGAAGAAGCAGTCGGACGTGATGCGATTTCTTCTCAGGGTGCGCTGCTGGCAGTACCGCCAGCTCTCGGCGCTCCACAGGGCGCCCCGCCCCACCCGGCCCGATAAGGCGCGCAGACTGGGATACAAGGCCAAGCAAG GTTATGTCATATATCGCATTCGTGTGCGCCGTGGTGGCCGCAAACGCCCCGTTCCTAAGGGCGCGACCTACGGCAAGCCTGTGCATCATGGTGTTAACCAGCTCAAGTTTGCTCGAAGCCTTCAGTCTGTTGCCGAG GAACGAGCTGGACGCCACTGTGGGGCTCTGAGAGTTCTGAATTCTTACTGGGTTGGCGAAGATTCCACATACAAATTCTTTGAGGTGATCCTCATTGATCCATTCCATAAAGCTATTAGAAGAAATCCTGATACCCAGTGGATCACCAAACCAGTCCACAAGCACAGGGAAATGAGAGGGCTGACATCTGCAGGCCGCAAGAGCCGTGGCCTTGGAAAGGGCCACAAGTTCCACCACACTATTGGTGGTTCTCGCCGTGCAGCTTGGAGAAGGCGCAATACTCTCCAGCTTCACCGTTACCGCTAA